One segment of Rubripirellula amarantea DNA contains the following:
- a CDS encoding response regulator transcription factor has product MSSEDSAADDPTSDPLAPQDVTEISRVRKILIVDDDQEIVESVRYALEGEGYEVSVARDGNQGLALAESESPDLMVLDMMMPKRSGFLVLEKLRRLRDEPLPVIMITGNEGSRHQAYAELLGVSDYIRKPFPMDRLIEAVNRLLS; this is encoded by the coding sequence ATGTCTTCTGAAGATTCGGCCGCTGACGATCCGACGTCTGATCCCTTGGCACCCCAGGACGTGACTGAGATATCTCGTGTGCGGAAAATACTGATTGTTGATGATGACCAAGAAATCGTTGAATCAGTCCGTTACGCACTTGAAGGCGAAGGCTACGAAGTATCAGTCGCTCGCGATGGCAACCAGGGCTTAGCACTCGCGGAAAGCGAAAGTCCCGATTTGATGGTGCTTGATATGATGATGCCCAAACGTAGCGGCTTTTTGGTTCTCGAAAAGCTGCGGCGTCTTCGCGATGAACCATTGCCCGTCATCATGATCACCGGTAATGAGGGCAGTCGTCACCAAGCCTACGCCGAGTTGCTGGGCGTTAGTGATTACATTCGCAAGCCTTTCCCGATGGATCGCTTGATTGAAGCCGTCAACCGATTGCTGAGCTAA
- a CDS encoding DUF423 domain-containing protein, with the protein MNDDSTSRRILVYAAVTGALGVLIGAFGAHGLPDFLARQGVDPETLTKRLAQFDTGARYHLVHATALFALASLGFGSPESRRWAARFFLAGIILFSGSLYLLVFTGITKFGMVTPLGGLSWIIGWATLAVVSRKSKHL; encoded by the coding sequence ATGAACGACGATTCCACGTCGCGTCGAATCTTGGTTTACGCAGCAGTGACAGGGGCTTTGGGAGTGCTGATCGGAGCTTTTGGAGCTCACGGTTTGCCAGATTTTTTGGCTCGACAAGGTGTCGATCCTGAAACACTGACTAAGCGATTGGCCCAATTCGACACCGGTGCACGGTATCACTTGGTTCACGCGACTGCTTTATTTGCGCTGGCGTCACTGGGATTTGGCAGTCCTGAGTCGAGACGTTGGGCCGCCCGATTTTTCCTCGCGGGAATCATTCTCTTTAGCGGCAGTTTGTACTTGTTGGTGTTTACCGGCATCACCAAGTTCGGCATGGTCACTCCGCTGGGCGGGCTGTCTTGGATTATCGGCTGGGCGACTCTTGCCGTTGTTTCCCGTAAGTCGAAGCATCTCTAA
- a CDS encoding aspartate carbamoyltransferase catalytic subunit has protein sequence MTEAAEISLTIPYPWTRRHLLDLESLSGDEIRTLLDVADQLKQATGGCRNKISLLAGKTCANLFFENSTRTRNSFSLAAKRLGADTVEFSSAGSSTAKGETFVDTAKTIQAMGVDWVVTRHCTPGTPHLLARELECCVLNAGDGPHDHPTQGLLDILTIRQHRGRIEGLTVALVGDIAHSRTARANIWGLSKLGAHVIVCGPPTLVSERWGELGFEVAHNLDEILPRCDVLNLLRIQFERQSARPFPSVHEYANLYAMNVERMAKAKSDILIMAPGPINRGVEITPEVADGPHSVILEQVTNGIAVRMAALYLTANAPIS, from the coding sequence ATGACTGAAGCAGCCGAAATCAGCCTGACCATCCCGTATCCCTGGACGCGGCGTCATTTGCTTGACCTCGAAAGCCTCAGTGGCGACGAAATTCGCACGTTGCTTGACGTCGCTGATCAACTCAAGCAGGCTACCGGCGGATGTCGGAACAAAATTTCGCTACTGGCTGGCAAGACCTGTGCGAATCTGTTTTTCGAGAACAGCACTCGGACACGAAACAGCTTCTCGTTGGCTGCCAAACGTCTTGGTGCCGATACCGTCGAATTTAGTAGCGCCGGTTCTAGCACCGCGAAGGGCGAAACCTTTGTCGACACGGCGAAAACCATTCAGGCGATGGGAGTCGACTGGGTCGTCACTCGGCATTGCACACCCGGCACACCTCACTTGCTTGCCCGCGAACTGGAGTGCTGCGTACTCAATGCAGGCGACGGACCTCACGACCATCCAACGCAAGGGTTGCTCGACATCCTGACCATTCGACAGCACCGAGGTCGAATCGAGGGGCTAACGGTGGCATTGGTGGGCGACATCGCGCACAGCCGAACCGCACGTGCCAACATCTGGGGGCTGAGTAAGCTCGGCGCTCACGTGATTGTTTGTGGTCCGCCAACTTTGGTGTCGGAACGCTGGGGAGAACTCGGTTTCGAAGTGGCACACAACTTGGACGAAATTTTGCCGCGATGTGATGTACTGAACCTGTTGCGGATCCAATTCGAGCGTCAGTCGGCACGCCCCTTTCCGAGTGTTCACGAGTACGCGAATTTGTATGCGATGAATGTTGAACGGATGGCGAAAGCCAAAAGCGACATCCTGATCATGGCTCCGGGGCCGATCAATCGCGGGGTGGAGATCACGCCGGAAGTTGCCGATGGTCCGCATAGCGTCATCTTGGAACAAGTCACTAACGGAATCGCCGTTCGAATGGCTGCACTTTACCTTACCGCCAACGCGCCAATCTCATGA
- a CDS encoding dihydroorotase, with product MSESLLITGGRLIDPANQIDRVASILLVDGMVASIDPKDVSADVRTIDATGKIVSPGFIDLGVEFREPGFEEDETIASGSAAALAGGFTSVLCCSSTQPCIDSPGAVEFVRQKAVQAGGVRVHVIGCLSKNRDGDQLAELGLLYEAGAVAYSDAPRPITNDALLKRALEYARMFNLPIINRPNVMSLSKGGVMHDGQVALVLGLTGLPTEAEDLAVARDVRIAEATGGRLHIGPVSTMGAVDLIRRVKDRGIPITASVCPHSLCLDDSELRSFDARFKVHPPLRSRRHIETLQAAVADGTIDAIQSGHMPRAREKKMNDLDVSPFGSASLETTLSTVATFMLSVSDMNWSKVISRLSTAPARIAGVQGGCLSVGTIADVTIIDPDVKWTVRGTDFRSRCPSTPLDGHELTARVVMTIVGGKVCFDHS from the coding sequence ATGAGTGAATCTCTTTTGATTACCGGCGGTCGCTTGATAGACCCTGCCAACCAGATTGATCGCGTCGCAAGCATTTTGCTGGTCGACGGGATGGTTGCCTCGATCGACCCGAAGGACGTTTCCGCGGATGTGCGAACGATCGACGCGACGGGCAAGATCGTTTCGCCTGGCTTTATCGACTTGGGTGTTGAGTTTCGCGAGCCGGGTTTTGAAGAGGATGAAACGATCGCCTCGGGGTCTGCCGCAGCTTTGGCCGGTGGGTTCACCTCGGTTTTGTGTTGCAGTAGCACTCAGCCGTGCATTGATTCGCCTGGAGCGGTTGAATTCGTTCGGCAAAAAGCAGTGCAAGCCGGTGGCGTTCGAGTGCACGTCATCGGCTGTCTTAGTAAGAACCGCGATGGCGATCAATTGGCCGAGTTGGGACTTCTGTATGAAGCCGGAGCCGTTGCTTACTCCGATGCTCCGCGACCGATTACCAACGATGCACTGCTCAAACGCGCCCTAGAATACGCGCGGATGTTCAACTTGCCGATCATCAATCGTCCCAACGTGATGTCGTTGTCCAAAGGCGGCGTGATGCACGATGGTCAAGTTGCTTTGGTGCTAGGTTTGACGGGGTTGCCTACCGAAGCGGAAGACTTAGCCGTCGCTCGAGACGTCCGCATTGCGGAAGCGACCGGCGGAAGGCTGCACATCGGCCCTGTCAGTACGATGGGCGCGGTCGACTTGATTCGTCGCGTGAAGGATCGTGGTATCCCGATCACCGCGTCCGTTTGTCCGCACAGTTTATGCCTGGACGACAGCGAACTTCGATCCTTTGACGCGCGGTTCAAGGTGCATCCACCGCTGCGATCACGTCGTCACATCGAAACCCTTCAAGCTGCCGTTGCCGATGGTACCATCGACGCAATCCAAAGCGGGCACATGCCGCGTGCACGCGAGAAAAAGATGAACGACTTGGACGTATCACCCTTTGGTTCGGCTTCCCTCGAAACCACTCTTTCGACTGTCGCAACGTTCATGTTGTCGGTAAGCGATATGAATTGGTCGAAGGTCATTTCCCGACTCTCGACTGCGCCGGCAAGAATTGCGGGCGTTCAAGGCGGATGTCTGTCTGTCGGGACCATCGCCGACGTGACGATTATTGATCCTGATGTAAAGTGGACAGTGCGAGGGACCGACTTCCGTTCCCGCTGCCCGAGCACGCCCCTGGACGGTCACGAATTGACCGCACGCGTTGTCATGACGATCGTGGGCGGAAAAGTTTGCTTTGATCATTCCTAG